From Vitis vinifera cultivar Pinot Noir 40024 chromosome 14, ASM3070453v1, a single genomic window includes:
- the LOC100248383 gene encoding transcription factor MYB1, whose product MEFLFCGSEKCRLHTTKLFMDGPSEVRKGAWTREEDVLLRTCIEKYGEGKWHQVPFRSGLNRCRKSCRLRWLNYLRPDIKRREFTTDEVDLIIRLHRLLGNRWALIAGRLPGRTSNDVKNYWNTHQSKKYFGKAGKDVADKTAKVTVINTCPRTFYKNLSYLKGKAAKESDVQSADHTLSKPYSTPPLSEDGFSWLDSLFSGKEGQKESTCFRDGSANESISSFWDEETPAATKVGETFLEEKESDWNHFSFDVDLWDL is encoded by the exons ATGGAATTCCTCTTCTGTGGCTCCGAGAAATGCAG GTTACATACTACTAAGTTGTTTATGGACGGCCCGTCAGAAGTGCGGAAAGGTGCATGGACAAGGGAAGAAGATGTTCTGCTAAGGACGTGCATTGAAAAGTATGGAGAGGGAAAGTGGCATCAGGTTCCTTTCCGATCGG GGTTGAACCGCTGCCGGAAAAGCTGTAGACTGAGGTGGTTGAACTATCTGAGGCCAGATATCAAGAGAAGAGAATTCACGACCGATGAAGTTGATCTCATTATAAGGCTTCACAGGCTGTTGGGCAACAG ATGGGCATTGATTGCTGGTAGGCTTCCGGGAAGAACTTCAAACGATGTAAAGAATTACTGGAACACCCACCAGAGCAAGAAGTACTTTGGTAAAGCGGGTAAAGATGTAGCTGACAAGACAGCCAAAGTCACAGTTATAAATACTTGTCCTCGGACCTTCTATAAGAACCTATCTTATTTAAAAGGAAAAGCAGCAAAAGAAAGTGATGTCCAATCAGCAGATCATACTCTTAGCAAGCCATATTCAACGCCACCTCTGTCAGAGGATGGATTTTCATGGTTGGACAGCTTATTTTCTGGCAAGGAAGGCCAAAAAGAAAGCACATGTTTCAGAGATGGATCAGCGAACGAATCCATTTCAAGCTTCTGGGATGAGGAAACTCCAGCAGCTACGAAAGTAGGGGAGACTTTTCTAGAAGAGAAGGAAAGTGACTGGAACCACTTCTCTTTCGATGTGGACCTTTGGGATCTTTAA